The following are encoded in a window of Telmatobacter sp. DSM 110680 genomic DNA:
- a CDS encoding DUF885 domain-containing protein, producing MSFTIAAHSESPTEQFQKVSDEYFDQVYFPHQPTSGTVAGYHQYDTKLEDFSRASVDAEVFALNNFEQRVSAIPAASLDQGTRGDRAMVLGGIHSRLLTLRTIRPWAKNADEYSGTCANAAFTLMERKFAPADDRLRSLIAREKQMPALIAQAHVNLQNPPRIFTEIAIEQVPGIIRFFQNDVPAAFKDASDPALKSEFAQTNAAVIAALNNYLAWLKTDLLPRSNGDFRIGADTFSKKLQYDEMVDLPLPRLLEIGYADLHKNQQHFAEVAKELEPGKTPREVLEELGSQHPAPDQLIPAFTATFTSLLDFIRSHHIVTIPSEVRPVVEETPPFMRATTQASMDSPGPYETRATTSYFNVTLPDPSMTPPQIEGYMHSFNVGTVISTSVHEAYPGHYVQYLYSLKAPSRVRKILSATTNVEGWAHYTEQMMLDNGYGQPGEGAKDARESKFFRLGQLQDALLRNARFIVGIQMHTGNMTYDQAVEFFQKEGYQPKETAEVEAKRGAGDPTYLYYTLGKLEIMKLRSDLINKQGKSFSLQNFHDEFLSQGFPPIKIVREALLGDDSPAL from the coding sequence ATGTCCTTCACAATAGCGGCCCATTCCGAATCGCCGACAGAGCAGTTTCAGAAGGTATCGGACGAATACTTCGATCAGGTCTACTTCCCGCACCAGCCTACGTCGGGAACCGTCGCTGGTTACCACCAGTACGATACAAAGCTGGAAGACTTTTCACGTGCCAGCGTCGACGCTGAAGTTTTCGCACTGAACAATTTTGAGCAGCGTGTCTCGGCTATTCCCGCTGCTTCGCTCGATCAGGGCACACGCGGTGATCGCGCGATGGTTCTTGGCGGAATTCACTCCCGCCTCCTTACACTGCGAACGATCCGTCCGTGGGCCAAGAACGCGGATGAATACTCCGGCACCTGCGCCAACGCCGCATTCACTCTTATGGAGCGCAAGTTCGCACCCGCCGACGATCGCCTTCGTTCCCTCATTGCTCGCGAAAAGCAAATGCCCGCTCTCATTGCCCAGGCGCATGTAAACCTCCAGAATCCCCCGCGCATCTTCACTGAAATCGCTATCGAACAGGTCCCGGGTATCATTCGCTTTTTCCAAAACGATGTTCCCGCCGCCTTCAAAGATGCCAGCGATCCAGCGCTGAAATCCGAATTTGCGCAAACTAACGCCGCCGTCATCGCCGCGTTGAACAACTACCTCGCGTGGCTCAAGACCGACCTGCTGCCTCGCTCCAACGGCGACTTCCGCATTGGCGCGGATACTTTTTCAAAGAAGCTCCAGTACGACGAGATGGTCGACCTGCCGCTACCCAGGCTGCTCGAAATCGGCTATGCCGACCTGCATAAAAACCAGCAGCATTTCGCCGAAGTCGCTAAAGAACTAGAGCCCGGCAAGACTCCGCGCGAAGTCCTCGAAGAGCTCGGTAGCCAGCATCCAGCGCCTGACCAACTCATTCCGGCCTTCACCGCGACCTTTACCAGCCTTCTCGATTTCATTCGCTCGCATCATATCGTTACTATTCCGTCCGAAGTGCGCCCGGTTGTTGAAGAGACCCCGCCATTCATGCGCGCCACAACCCAAGCAAGCATGGACTCGCCCGGTCCGTACGAAACCCGCGCGACTACGTCCTACTTCAACGTCACGCTGCCCGATCCTTCCATGACACCCCCACAGATTGAGGGATATATGCACTCCTTCAACGTTGGTACCGTTATCTCCACGTCGGTTCACGAAGCCTATCCCGGTCACTACGTGCAATACCTCTACTCGCTCAAGGCGCCCAGCCGCGTGCGCAAAATCCTCAGCGCCACCACCAACGTCGAAGGCTGGGCCCATTACACCGAGCAGATGATGCTCGATAACGGCTATGGGCAACCCGGCGAGGGTGCAAAAGACGCGCGTGAGTCGAAGTTCTTCCGCCTCGGCCAACTCCAGGACGCTCTCCTGCGCAACGCCCGCTTTATCGTCGGCATCCAAATGCACACCGGGAATATGACCTACGACCAGGCGGTCGAATTCTTTCAGAAAGAAGGCTATCAACCCAAAGAGACCGCGGAAGTGGAAGCTAAGCGCGGCGCCGGCGATCCCACCTATCTCTATTACACCCTTGGCAAGCTTGAAATTATGAAGTTACGCTCAGACCTGATCAACAAGCAGGGCAAATCTTTTTCGTTACAGAACTTTCACGATGAATTTCTCAGTCAGGGATTTCCGCCCATCAAAATCGTGCGTGAAGCGTTGCTGGGCGACGACTCTCCCGCTCTTTAA
- the galU gene encoding UTP--glucose-1-phosphate uridylyltransferase GalU has protein sequence MTAQVRKVVFPAGGLGTRFLPATKVIPKEMLALVDKPIIQYGVEEAVASGIEHIIIVTGRGKGAMEDHFDHSFELDATLERRGKKELLAVSRGVSALAQVSYVRQREPLGLGHAVLCAKELVGNEPFAVILPDDVIDAEVPCLKQMIDVFNEHGGSVLATQTVEGPAISAYGVLAGSPDSNDPRIYNCTGMVEKPKLEDAPSKQAIIGRYVLTPRIFELLEQTTPGAGGEIQLTDGIKALLKEQKVFGYTFEGKRFDAGDKFGMLQATVEFALKRPEFGEKFRAYLKSLPL, from the coding sequence ATGACAGCGCAAGTACGCAAAGTAGTTTTCCCCGCCGGCGGTTTGGGCACGCGTTTTCTCCCTGCAACCAAAGTCATTCCCAAAGAAATGTTGGCCCTCGTTGACAAGCCCATCATCCAGTACGGAGTGGAAGAGGCCGTCGCATCCGGCATCGAACACATCATCATCGTCACCGGCCGCGGCAAGGGCGCCATGGAAGACCACTTCGACCATAGCTTCGAACTCGATGCAACCCTCGAACGCCGTGGCAAAAAAGAGTTGCTAGCAGTCTCACGCGGAGTTTCGGCACTTGCTCAAGTCAGCTACGTGCGCCAGCGTGAGCCGCTCGGCCTGGGACATGCTGTTCTCTGCGCCAAGGAACTTGTCGGCAATGAGCCTTTCGCCGTCATCCTTCCCGACGACGTCATCGATGCCGAGGTGCCCTGCCTCAAACAAATGATCGATGTCTTCAATGAGCACGGCGGATCTGTTCTCGCAACCCAAACCGTTGAAGGCCCGGCGATATCGGCTTACGGTGTGCTCGCCGGCTCGCCGGATTCAAACGACCCGCGTATATATAACTGCACCGGTATGGTGGAGAAGCCCAAACTCGAAGATGCGCCCTCAAAACAGGCGATCATCGGCCGCTATGTCCTAACCCCACGCATCTTTGAATTGCTAGAGCAGACCACGCCGGGTGCTGGAGGCGAAATTCAGCTCACCGACGGAATCAAAGCTCTGCTCAAAGAGCAAAAGGTCTTCGGCTACACGTTTGAAGGCAAGCGTTTCGACGCCGGCGATAAATTCGGCATGTTGCAGGCCACGGTCGAGTTCGCTCTCAAACGCCCGGAGTTCGGCGAGAAGTTCCGCGCCTACCTCAAGAGTCTGCCTCTCTAA
- a CDS encoding thioredoxin family protein encodes MALTESTMLELGTVAPDFVLPDVVTGKTVRRDDFRGQKGLLLMFICTHCPYVKHVEKGLAHLGADYAGKLGIVAISSNDADNYPDDNPAGLKRQAEAMGFRFPYLYDESQEVARAYKAACTPDIYLFDKDFKLVYRGQFDGSRPGNGVPVTGEDLRAAVDAVLRGEKPGANQKASIGCNIKWKV; translated from the coding sequence ATGGCTTTGACTGAGTCGACGATGCTGGAGTTAGGAACAGTTGCGCCGGATTTTGTGTTACCGGATGTAGTGACAGGCAAGACGGTACGCCGCGATGATTTCCGTGGGCAAAAGGGATTGCTGTTGATGTTCATCTGCACGCACTGCCCTTACGTTAAGCACGTGGAGAAAGGGTTAGCGCATTTAGGGGCGGACTATGCAGGAAAACTCGGTATCGTGGCGATCAGCAGTAATGATGCTGATAACTATCCCGATGATAATCCGGCGGGGCTGAAGCGGCAGGCAGAAGCAATGGGATTCAGATTTCCTTACCTCTACGATGAGTCGCAGGAAGTTGCGCGGGCTTACAAGGCAGCGTGCACGCCTGACATTTATCTCTTCGACAAGGATTTCAAGCTGGTATACCGAGGACAGTTCGATGGCAGCCGTCCGGGCAATGGAGTTCCCGTTACGGGTGAGGATCTGCGCGCCGCTGTAGACGCTGTGCTGCGCGGCGAAAAGCCCGGCGCGAATCAGAAAGCGTCGATCGGATGCAATATTAAGTGGAAGGTGTAG